A genomic region of Aspergillus oryzae RIB40 DNA, chromosome 1 contains the following coding sequences:
- a CDS encoding amino acid permease (amino acid transporters), which yields MASIRDDDELLLARIGYKQELRREFSKWSTVSYAISILGILGSVPATFGSPLAAGGPATAVWCWFFGSCMAMCIGSSVAELVSAYPTAGGMYFVTKHVVPEEQVPIFSWVQGWCNLLGQTAGVSSVVYTVSQMLLACVSMNSELVDGRYSYSPTALETVLLSILLLCILGAICSLTTKTLHRIVYWFAPINISATIIICIVLLAYTPDKQPASWVFTHFTDGSGWGSKFFSFLLGFISVAWTMTDYDGTTHMSEETHDAATLGPMAIQTAVLVSGALGWILTVSMCFCLSDFEGILNSPTGLPAAQIFLNAGGKRGGTIMWGFAILVQFFTGCSAMLADTRMAYAFARDEALPFSSTLSKVNKYTHTPVNAVWFVVFFSICLNCIAIGSTETATAIFSITAPALDISYVSVILAHRFYRNRVKFIEGPFTLGTWGPYINWVSVIWVLFISAVLFFPPRVPITVTNMNYGICVGAFIAAFALVWWWVAARGIYQGPRTDDHIQEVSTEDLGSGYGAVDVAYSTSIQ from the exons ATGGCGAGCATTCGCGACGACGATGAGCTTCTCCTAGCTCGAATTGGTTACAAACAG GAATTGCGGCGTGAATTTTCCAAATGGTCCACAGTCTCTTACGCCATCTCCATCCTAGGTATTCTAGGCTCAGTCCCCGCAACCTTCGGTTCTCCCCTGGCTGCCGGTGGCCCAGCTACAGCCGTATGGTGCTGGTTCTTTGGCTCATGTATGGCGATGTGCATCGGCAGCTCGGTGGCAGAGTTAGTTTCTGCGTATCCCACAGCCGGAGGAATGTACTTTGTCACTAAGCACGTTGTCCCTGAAGAACAAGTGCCTATTTTTTCGTGGGTACAGGGCTGGTGCAACCTTCTCGGCCAAACTGCTGGTGTGTCCAGTGTTGTGTACACAGTCAGTCAGATGCTGCTCGCCTGTGTCAGCATGAACTCGGAGCTGGTTGATGGAAGATACTCATATTCACC GACTGCCTTGGAAACGGTTCTCTTGTCTATACTTCTCTTATGTATATTGGGGGCCATATGCTCTTTAACAACCAAAACCTTACATCGGATAGTATATTGGTTTGCTCCCATCAACA TTTCCGCAACGATTATCATCTGTATTGTGCTCCTAGCCTACACTCCCGACAAACAACCAGCCAGCTGGGTCTTCACGCACTTCACCGACGGTTCAGGATGGGGCTCGAaattcttctctttcttgctcGGGTTCATCTCTGTGGCCTGGACAATGACAGACTATGACGGAACTACCCA CATGTCCGAAGAAACCCACGACGCCGCCACGCTAGGACCTATGGCCATCCAAACCGCAGTCCTCGTCTCCGGCGCACTAGGCTGGATTCTCACCGTCTCAATGTGCTTCTGTCTAAGTGACTTCGAAGgcatcctcaacagcccCACCGGGCTTCCCGCAGCACAGATCTTCCTCAACGcaggaggaaaaagaggaggcaCAATAATGTGGGGATTCGCAATCCTAGTCCAGTTCTTCACAGGCTGCTCAGCCATGCTGGCAGACACAAGGATGGCCTATGCCTTCGCTCGTGACGAAGCgcttccattttcctc AACCCTCTCCAAAGTAAATAAATACACCCACACACCGGTCAACGCCGTCTGgttcgtcgtcttcttcagcatctGCCTAAACTGCATTGCCATCGGCTCGACCGAAACCGCCACTGCGATCTTCAGCATCACTGCCCCAGCACTTGATATATCCTATGTATCCGTGATCTTGGCGCACAGGTTCTACAGGAACAGAGTCAAGTTCATCGAGGGGCCCTTCACGTTGGGAACATGGGGTCCGTATATCAACTGGGTGTCTGTGATCTGGGTGCTGTTTATCAGTGCGGTGTTGTTTTTCCCGCCTCGTGTGCCTATCACTGTTACTAATAT GAATTATGGTATATGTGTCGGTGCATTCattgctgcttttgctttggtCTGGTGGTGGGTTGCTGCACGGGG GATATATCAGGGTCCTCGAACGGACGATCATATCCAGGAGGTATCTACTGAGGATCTGGGTAGTGGTTATGGGGCGGTGGATGTTGCTTATTCTACGTCCATTCAGTAA
- a CDS encoding cleavage polyadenylation factor subunit CFT2 (mRNA cleavage and polyadenylation factor II complex, subunit CFT2 (CPSF subunit)), which yields MFTFTPLLGAQSSSSKASQSILELDGGIKILVDVGWDDTFDPLDLQELEKHVPTLSLILLTHATPAHIGAFAHCCKTFPLFTQIPVYATSPVIALGRTLLQDLYASSPLAATFLPKASISEPGASTSAASAAASAAASAAASAPEGEGGADASHSGRILLQPPTAEEIARYFSLIHPLKYSQPHQPLPSPFSPPLNGLTLTAYNAGHTVGGTIWHIQHGMESIVYAVDWNQARESVMAGAAWFGGSGASGTEVIEQLRKPTALVCSTRGGDKFALPGGRKKRDDLLLDMIRSTLAKGGTVLIPTDTSARVLELAYALEHAWRDAAGTGQEDNVLKEAGLYLAGRKANTTMRLARSMLEWMDENIVREFEAAEGVDAATGQSRANPGGQRSGQNQGKEEKGTGPFTFKHLKIVERKKKLEKILNNQAPKVILASDTSLDWGFAKESLRLVAGGPNNLLLLTESFHKERLADNQEDPYRKTLGNMIWEWYEERKDGVALEKSSDGEMIEQVHSGGRELSWSDVHRAPLDPGDQLLYQQYLATKRQLQDTSQARGQENLDNAADALDDRSSSTSEDSETEQQGRVLNFSTSLAHSNRNKLGLSDEDLGVNILLRRKNVFDWDVRGKKGRERMFPYVAPRKKGDEYGEFIRPEEYLRAEEREEIDMQQRRSDSQTKLGQKRRWDETGPAGRRLSSSGAKRQQFPGKKDASTADDMSLTEDGEGADAALESEDEADSQTFEGPAKAVYQKASLTINARIAFVDFTGLHDKRSLEMLIPLIQPRKLILVGGMKEETTALATECKKLLAAKAGVDVSAADSAVIYTPVIGEVIDASVDTNAWMVKLSNSLVRRLKWQHVRSLGVVTLTAQLRGPELNPPEDAADSPSKKQKLLQEETSSPATAPTVDGTKPTADKSDVYPVLDILPANMAAGTRSMTRPLHVGDLRLADLRKIMQGAGHTAEFRGEGTLLIDRMVAVRKSGTGKIEIEATAQSAAAVGRGAGSFLDVKRKIYEGLAVVAGN from the exons ATGTTTACGTTCACACCTTTGCTTGGCGCACAGTCGTCCTCCTCGAAGGCTTCTCAGTCAATTTTAGAGCTGGATGGTGGAATTAAGATCCTTGTGGACGTCGGTTGGGACGATACCTTTGATCCTCTGGATTTGCAGGAACTAGAAAA ACATGTTCCCACTCTTTCCTTAATCCTTCTGACCCACGCTACCCCTGCGCATATTGGTGCCTTCGCGCATTGCTGCAAGACCTTCCCTCTTTTTACTCAGATTCCCGTTTACGCCACGAGCCCCGTTATTGCGCTTGGTCGTACACTACTACAGGATCTATACGCCTCCTCGCCGCTAGCTGCAACATTCCTACCGAAAGCCTCGATCTCGGAGCCGGGCGCATCAACTTCTGCAGCATCCGCCGCAGCATCCGCCGCAGCATCCGCCGCAGCATCCGCACCagaaggcgaaggaggcGCAGATGCTAGTCATTCCGGACGAAtcctccttcaacctcctaCCGCAGAGGAAATTGCCAGATACTTCTCCCTGATCCACCCCTTGAAGTACTCGCAACCACACCAACCACTTCCTTCCcccttttcccctccactGAACGGCCTTACGCTCACGGCTTACAATGCTGGACACACGGTGGGAGGAACAATATGGCATATACAACATGGCATGGAATCAATCGTTTACGCTGTCGACTGGAACCAAGCACGAGAGAGTGTAATGGCAGGTGCTGCATGGTTCGGCGGGTCAGGCGCCAGTGGAACGGAGGTCATAGAGCAATTGCGCAAACCCACCGCGCTGGTTTGCAGTACAAGAGGAGGTGACAAATTTGCCCTTCCAGGAGGACGAAAAAAACGGGATGACTTGCTATTGGATATGATTCGAAGCACTCTCGCCAAAGGAGGCACTGTTCTGATTCCTACTGATACTAGCGCTCGAGTCTTGGAGCTGGCATATGCGCTGGAGCATGCGTGGCGGGACGCTGCTGGAACAGGACAAGAGGATAATGTACTAAAGGAGGCTGGATTATACCTCGCAGGTAGGAAGGCTAATACGACGATGAGATTAGCTAGGAGTATGCTAGAGTGGATGGACGAGAATATTGTGCGAGAGTTCGAGGCCGCGGAAGGTGTAGATGCGGCAACGGGCCAGTCTCGAGCTAACCCTGGTGGTCAACGTTCTGGTCAAAACcaaggcaaagaagagaagggcaCCGGTCCTTTTACTTTTAAACACCTGAAGATCgttgagaggaagaagaagttggagaaaaTCTTGAATAACCAGGCACCCAAGGTCATTTTGGCTTCCGATACGTCACTGGATTGGGGTTTCGCAAAGGAATCTCTGCGCCTGGTAGCGGGGGGGCCGAACAACCTTCTCCTACTCACGGAGTCTTTCCATAAGGAGAGGCTTGCCGACAACCAGGAAGATCCGTATCGGAAAACTCTAGGCAATATGATCTGGGAATGgtatgaagaaaggaaagatggtGTCGCACTGGAAAAATCTTCCGACGGTGAGATGATAGAACAGGTTCATAGCGGTGGTCGAGAACTCTCCTGGTCAGACGTGCATCGTGCGCCTCTAGATCCTGGTGATCAGTTGCTCTATCAACAATATCTCGCCACGAAGAGACAACTACAGGATACTTCCCAAGCAAGGGGGCAGGAAAACTTAGATAACGCAGCGGATGCGCTTGATGACCGATCTAGTTCCACATCCGAAGACTCTGAGACAGAACAGCAGGGACGGGTCCTAAACTTCTCAACTTCACTAGCTCATTCCAATCGCAACAAGCTCGGTCTCAgcgatgaagatcttggtgTTAATATCCTTCTCCGGCGGAAGAACGTGTTCGACTGGGATGTCCGGGGCAAGAAGGGCCGTGAACGAATGTTCCCATATGTGGcaccaagaaagaagggagacGAATATGGAGAATTCATCCGACCTGAGGAATACTTACGAGCAGAAGAGCGTGAAGAGATCGACATGCAACAGCGCAGATCTGACTCTCAAACCAAGCTCGGTCAGAAACGACGATGGGATGAAACAGGACCGGCCGGGCGTCGGTTGTCCAGCAGCGGAGCCAAACGCCAACAGTTCCCTGGAAAGAAGGATGCCAGCACAGCAGACGATATGAGTTTGAcagaggatggagaaggtgctGATGCTGCTTTGGAGTCAGAAGACGAAGCGGACAGTCAGACGTTCGAGGGGCCCGCGAAAGCGGTCTATCAGAAGGCCAGTCTCACTATTAATGCTCGCATCGCTTTCGTGGACTTTACGGGATTGCACGATAAGCGGAGCTTGGAGATGCTGATTCCGCTCATTCAACCACGCAAACTGATTCTAGTGGGCGGGATGAAGGAAGAGACCACAGCCCTAGCAACAGAGTGCAAGAAGCTCCTCGCGGCCAAGGCTGGAGTTGATGTCTCCGCCGCGGACTCTGCTGTGATTTACACCCCAGTTATTGGGGAAGTTATTGATGCTAGCGTTGATACGAACGCCTGGATGGTCAAGTTGAGCAACAGTCTCGTCCGGCGCCTGAAATGGCAGCATGTCCGTAGTCTCGGCGTGGTTACATTGACTGCGCAGTTGAGGGGTCCTGAATTGAATCCGCCAGAGGACGCAGCGGACTCCCCAagtaaaaagcaaaaactATTGCAGGAAGAGACCAGCTCGCCAGCTACGGCACCTACCGTCGACGGCACGAAACCCACCGCAGACAAGTCTGATGTTTACCCAGTGCTTGATATACTTCCCGCCAACATGGCAGCAGGAACGAGATCTATGACTCGCCCTCTCCACGTGGGTGATCTACGACTAGCAGATCTCCGCAAGATCATGCAGGGGGCCGGCCACACGGCCGAGTTCCGTGGTGAAGGAACGCTTCTCATTGACCGGATGGTCGCGGTCCGCAAATCAGGAACAGGGAAGATCGAGATTGAAGCTACGGCTCAATCAGCTGCTGCTGTAGGACGTGGGGCGGGAAGCTTCCTTGAcgtgaagaggaagatttACGAGGGgcttgctgttgttgcgGGTAATTGA
- a CDS encoding putative integral plasma membrane protein (FGF receptor activating protein 1): MAPKFKDGDAVVAVNGKWVSWAHTVAAYAAFLSALVVGMSLHFRKIVQNEHYGYPDEWFPSVSATIGDRYPERSFFQVFIAITSGPRFALVFLWYILTSRPNSALPKFIAGVGLFRTFTCGGWTYVTSTDDHDWHDIFMISYLVATLPWTLGCLALSPNNRRAVKYRKILAGCFFGTLVPLVYYFIQHKVHKVAGAYTKYAFFEWSLILFDVGFDAVTALDFDAFEIVVRDVKGISRGQLKTTADSVLEKEKGKPVGNTFGEGFFWTEIIDAAADAYNMFVFWSLWTALGVLVWYFPLWHMGISGYELAILSYVSPVLLVIPSLKSAATRNPRLFHFLSLSGLLAYKVQDPANRLFMTTFAVACSCIAWSATLYAERANSSRLESRIFAWGIGLIMSSIAKFACKTNNPIWPIMHAENGGWNKVGLFLGVLAVLRSHRRPPTNGGDYFPSSGRKGSSLFAAFGIGGLLFAMHSLLSDSSTMIAWVWEGYPVRGPIAVPHGALTILAMGAGLIYGLYYPGVAGSWTAYGIASVGAALLTCSSHWTGFYGGLILAFYLLAVTPVLVSSAVRHSLAKTFGIGFLLYTFLILFHVWVVAYAFVPGGPLVREHTDWIMITTMLSIGAGVFSAAVTNSSGTKSKIVSPNGKRQRSYFIYILATLQLISMAIAYLRFPTNDYVPYHKEDKVATVGIWTVHFGLDNDMWSSERRMRNVIQELELDVIGLLESDNQRIIMGNRDMTQVLAEDLGMYADFGPGPNKHTWGSALLSKFPIVNSTHHLLPSPVGELAPAIHATLDMYGELVDVVVFHSGQEEDPEDRRLQTEYLSKLMGSSPRPLILLSYLVTKPLEGNYNTYVSELSGMKDIDPTDWDRWCEYILYKNIKRTGYARVSRDSITDTEIQVGKFVIGEPEPENEMRLPEEMVPEGRRFPGLFRGQGVRGHRYHVFDEPRYWQ, encoded by the exons ATGGCACCCAAATTCAAAGATGGGGATGCCGTTGTAGCG GTTAATGGGAAATGGGTGTCTTGGGCGCACACAGTCGCTGCCTATGCGGCCTTCTTGAGTGCCTTGGTAGTAGGAATGTCTCTGCATTTCCGGAAAATCGTGCAAAACGAACATTATGGCTATCCTGACGAATGGTTTCCATCGGTGTCAGCAACGATCGGTGATCGCTATCCGGAGCGATCTTTCTTCCAAGTGTTTATTGCTATCACCTCGGGCCCTCGGTTTGCTCTAGTGTTCCTTTGGTACATCCTGACCTCGCGCCCCAACTCAGCTCTTCCTAAGTTTATCGCCGGCGTTGGACTGTTCCGGACGTTTACATGCGGTGGGTGGACGTACGTTACATCAACCGACGATCATGATTGGCATGATATTTTCATGATCTCTTACCTCGTTGCGACGTTACCCTGGACTCTTGGCTGCCTTGCGCTTAGCCCAAACAACCGCCGCGCTGTGAAGTACAGAAAGATCTTGGCGGGCTGTTTCTTCGGAACCCTTGTTCCATTAGTCTACTATTTCATTCAGCACAAGGTGCACAAAGTCGCGGGAG CTTACACCAAGTACGCCTTTTTTGAATGGTCTCTTATACTGTTTGATGTGGGTTTCGACGCTGTCACTGCACTCGACTTCGACGCATTTGAGATCGTGGTCAGGGATGTGAAAGGAATCAGCAGAGG GCAGTTGAAGACCACTGCAGACTCAGTCCTCGAAAAAGA gaaaggaaagcctGTTGGAAATACGTTCGGCGAAGGGTTCTTCTGGACAGAGATCattgatgctgctgcagatgcCTACAATATG TTCGTCTTCTGGTCCTTGTGGACTGCCCTTGGTGTACTCGTCTGGT ACTTCCCTCTTTGGCATATGGGTATCTCTGGTTATGAGCTAGCCATCCTAAGCTACGTGTCTCCGGTGCTCTTGGTCATTCCCTCCTTGAAGTCTGCCGCCACGAGAAATCCTCGtctcttccattttctgtCGCTTTCCGGGCTACTAGCGTATAAGGTGCAAGACCCTGCCAACCGACTTTTTATGACCACTTTCGCGGTCGCTTGCAGCTGTATCGCATGGTCTGCAACACTATATGCAGAAAGGGCAAACAGCTCTAGGCTGGAGTCCCGTATCTTTGCATGGGGCATTGGCTTGATTATGTCGAGTATTGCTAAGTTTGCCTGcaaaaccaacaaccccaTCTGGCCTATCATGCATGCAGAGAATGGAGGATGGAATAAAGTGGGGCTTTTCCTTGGTGTCCTAGCCGTCCTCAGGTCGCACAGAAGGCCTCCGACGAATGGAGGGGACTACTTCCCCTCGAGCGGCAGGAAAGGCTCTTCGTTATTTGCCGCCTTTGGTATCGGTGGTCTGCTTTTCGCAATGCACTCCCTCCTCTCCGACTCCAGTACCATGATCGCTTGGGTCTGGGAGGGATATCCCGTGCGCGGCCCTATTGCAGTACCTCATGGCGCACTCACTATTCTTGCAATGGGTGCTGGACTTATTTACGGTTTGTATTATCCCGGCGTTGCCGGAAGCTGGACTGCATATGGGATTGCGTCTGTTGGTGCGGCACTCCTTACTTGCTCCAGTCACTGGACTGGATTTTATGGTGGCCTTATCCTTGCATTCTACCTTCTTGCGGTCACTCCAGTCTTGGTTTCGTCGGCTGTTCGCCATTCACTTGCTAAAACCTTTGGTATCGGTTTCCTCCTGTACACATTCCTGATTCTTTTCCATGTGTGGGTCGTTGCGTACGCCTTTGTGCCTGGTGGGCCTCTCGTCAGAGAACACACCGATTGGATTATGATCACCACTATGTTATCGATTGGAGCTGGTGTCTTCTCTGCCGCTGTCACTAACTCATCCGGTACTAAGAGCAAGATCGTCAGTCCGAATGGCAAACGACAGCGATCATATTTCATCTATATTCTAGCGACGCTGCAGCTTATTTCCATGGCTATTGCATATCTTCGCTTCCCTACAAACGACTATGTGCCATATCACAAAGAGGATAAGGTTGCAACTGTCGGCATTTGGACTGTTCACTTTGGCCTCGACAATGACATGTGGTCATCGGAACGGCGTATGCGCAATGTTATCCAGGAACTGGAGCTTGATGTTATTGGCCTTCTTGAATCTGATAACCAGCGCATCATTATGGGTAATCGCGATATGACCCAGGTCCTGGCGGAAGATCTTGGCATGTACGCAGATTTTGGTCCTGGTCCTAACAAGCACACTTGGGGCTCAGCTTTACTTTCCAAATTCCCAATTGTCAATTCAACTCAccaccttcttccttctcctgttgGTGAACTTGCTCCGGCCATTCATGCCACCCTTGATATGTATGGCGAGCTGGTTGATGTTGTCGTGTTCCATTcgggacaagaagaagatccggaAGACCGCCGCCTCCAGACTGAATATTTGTCGAAGTTAATGGGTTCATCCCCTCGCCCCCTGATCTTGCTGAGCTATTTGGTCACCAAGCCACTGGAAGGTAATTACAATACCTACGTCAGTGAACTGAGCGGCATGAAGGATATCGACCCTACCGATTGGGACAGATGGTGTGAGTACATCCTCTACAAGAACATAAAGAGGACTGGCTACGCTCGTGTTAGTCGGGATTCTATCACAGACACAGAAATTCAG GTCGGCAAATTCGTCATTGGAGAACCCGAGCCTGAGAATGAGATGCGATTGCCAGAGGAAATGGTGCCAGAGGGCCGTCGATTCCCCGGATTGTTCCGCGGACAGGGAGTCCGCGGTCATCGTTATCATGTCTTTGATGAGCCCAGGTATTGGCAATGA
- a CDS encoding snoRNA-binding rRNA-processing protein UTP6 (HAT (Half-A-TPR) repeat-containing protein), translating into MSAATDKARFFLEKSVPELKEYERKKIFSKDEITAIIKKRSDFEHKLNARGAQPSDFVRYAEYEMNLDALRRKRVKRLGIRGAGYSGQRRIFFILDRATRKFHGDIGLWIQYIEYARAQKAFKKLSTIFDDVLRLHPTNVDLWIYAAQYALDDHADMTQSRSHMQRGLRFCKSSRKLWIHYAKLELIYTAKLVARQRILGLDREIEAPKPTSDASFEDPNADMIALPQITGEDINPSARDSNGVDQVALENLRSTPAMSGAIPLAIFDTAMKNFEQDAKFGREFFDMVVDFPDLPCLRKILEHVVNALQQSSPTSHHTQICYIKLPTAGVQPTSPEFPRALVTSFARLKEHRENPNVAKEVINWLQPLENAEGLDPSLQKAITATVRNAERVL; encoded by the exons ATGTCTGCCGCTACCGATAAGGCACGCTTCTTTCTAGAAAAGTCAGTACCTGAACTGAAAGAGtatgagagaaagaagatttTTAGCAAG GATGAGATCACAGCGATCATCAAGAAAAGGTCGGACTTTGAGCACAAGCTCAATGCTCGCGGTGCTCAACCTTCCGATTTTGTACGATACGCAGAATACGAAATGAACCTCGACGCCCTCCGACGCAAAAGGGTGAAGCGACTTGGTATTCGCGGTGCGGGATATTCTGGCCAGCGGCggattttcttcatcctggatCGCGCAACTCGCAAATTCCACGGCGATATTGGCTTATGGATTCAATACATTGAATATGCTAGGGCCCAGAAAGCTTTCAAAAAGCTTTCTACGATCTTCGACGATGTCCTGCGACTACACCCAACAAACGTGGATCTGTGGATATATGCAGCGCAATATGCTTTGGATGACCATGCAGATATGACGCAGTCTCGAAGCCACATGCAACGTGGGCTACGGTTCTGCAAGAGCTCTAGGAAGTTATGGATTCACTACGCGAAGCTGGAACTGATCTATACAGCCAAGCTTGTTGCTCGGCAGCGCATCCTGGGTCTTGACAGAGAGATTGAAGCCCCGAAACCAACGTCAGATGCTTCATTTGAAGATCCCAACGCCGACATGATTGCGCTACCACAGATCACCGGTGAAGATATCAACCCGAGCGCTAGAGATAGTAATGGAGTGGACCAAGTGGCGTTGGAGAATCTTCGCTCAACGCCTGCAATGAGCGGTGCTATCCCTTTGGCCATTTTCGATACAGCAATGAAGAACTTCGAACAAGATGCCAAATTCGGCCGTGAATTCTTCGACATGGTCGTGGACTTTCCTGACTTGCCCTGTTTACGCAAAATCTTGGAACATGTTGTTAATGCGCTGCAGCAGTCAAGTCCTACCAGTCATCATACGCAAATCTGCTATATCAAACTTCCTACCGCCGGAGTGCAGCCCACATCACCTGAATTCCCGCGGGCTTTAGTTACGTCCTTTGCCCGGTTGAAGGAGCACCGCGAGAATCCCAATGTCGCAAAAGAGGTTATTAATTGGCTGCAGCCATTGGAGAACGCAGAAGGTCTGGATCCGTCTCTGCAAAAAGCCATTACTGCCACGGTCCGCAACGCGGAGCGTGTGCTCTAG
- a CDS encoding peptidyl-tRNA hydrolase domain protein (predicted protein) produces MVTLQLYPRIVHWFPPLRSFSALTARTFASKQAAATERLQDSNEDLAAARKWLTGLTSKTIPRQICEISFSRSSGPGGQNVNKVNSKATLKVPLHSLLPLVPRILHRPLRSSRYFAERSESLVIQSEESRKQAANVESCYEKLHQLLKNTARDAIPGETSQEQRDRVHKLRKAENEARIKSKKLHSSKKSNRRGSKFDE; encoded by the exons ATGGTCACGCTGCAGTTATATCCTCGGATAGTTCATTGGTTCCCCCCTCTTCGTTCCTTCTCCGCTCTCACGGCAAGAACATTCGCTTCTAAACAAGCGGCCGCCACGGAACGCCTCCAAGACTCAAATGAGGATCTAGCCGCAGCTCGAAAATGGCTCACGGGACTCACTTCGAAAACTATACCACGCCAAATTTGTGAAATTTCATTTAGTCGCTCCAGTGGTCCTGGGGGGCAGAACGTGAACAA GGTGAACTCAAAAGCTACTCTGAAAGTgcctctccattctctcttACCGCTTGTGCCTCGAATTTTACACCGTCCGCTGCGATCATCACGATACTTCGCCGAAAGATCGGAGAGTCTAGTCATACAGTCGGAAGAGTCGCGGAAACAAGCCGCCAATGTGGAGTCATGTTACGAGAAATTGCACCAGTTGCTTAAAAATACTGCAAGAGATGCCATTCCTGGGGAGACGTCTCAGGAACAAAGAGACCGGGTACACAAATT AAGGAAGGCCGAAAACGAAGCCAGAATCAAGTCTAAGAAACTGCACAGCAGCAAAAAGAGCAATCGGCGGGGTAGTAAATTTGATGAATGA